One window from the genome of Streptomyces sp. NBC_00287 encodes:
- a CDS encoding LacI family DNA-binding transcriptional regulator, translated as MSEERAEGRVTITEIARQAGVSVPTVSRVVNGRSDVSPRTRARIEDLLRTHGYRKRASAAPAALLDLVFNDLDSPWAVEIIRGVEEVAHAAGVGTVVSAIHGRSGDAREWMRNLRARASDGVVLVTSVLEPVLHEELRALGVPLVVVDPAGSPVLDVPTIGAANWSGGLAATEHLLALGHRRIGLIAGPPRLLCSRARFDGYRAALEGAGLAVDDSLVVPGDFRPESGCTGCTALLDLPEPPTAVFAASDQMALGAIEALRRRGLRVPEDMSVVGFDDLPEVRWSAPPLTTVRQPLADMGKLAVRTVLRLAAGEQPDSPRVELGTELVVRSSTAPPSARR; from the coding sequence TTGTCAGAGGAGCGCGCCGAGGGCCGGGTCACCATCACGGAGATCGCCCGGCAGGCCGGGGTCTCGGTACCGACCGTGTCCCGGGTCGTCAACGGGCGGTCCGACGTGTCGCCGCGGACCCGCGCCCGCATCGAGGACCTGCTACGCACCCACGGGTACCGGAAACGGGCCTCCGCGGCCCCCGCCGCCCTGCTCGACCTGGTCTTCAACGACCTCGACAGCCCCTGGGCCGTGGAGATCATCCGTGGAGTGGAGGAGGTCGCGCACGCGGCCGGAGTCGGCACCGTGGTGTCGGCGATCCACGGCCGCTCGGGCGACGCCCGGGAGTGGATGCGCAATCTGCGGGCCCGCGCCTCCGACGGCGTCGTCCTCGTCACCTCGGTCCTGGAGCCGGTGCTGCACGAGGAGTTGCGGGCGCTCGGCGTCCCGCTGGTGGTGGTCGACCCGGCGGGCTCCCCCGTCCTGGACGTGCCCACGATCGGCGCCGCCAACTGGTCCGGCGGCCTCGCCGCCACGGAGCATCTGCTGGCCCTCGGCCACCGCAGGATCGGCCTGATCGCGGGCCCGCCGCGGCTGCTGTGCTCCCGGGCCCGCTTCGACGGCTACCGCGCCGCCCTGGAGGGCGCCGGGCTCGCGGTCGACGACTCCCTGGTCGTCCCCGGTGACTTCCGCCCCGAGTCCGGCTGTACGGGCTGCACCGCGCTGCTGGATCTGCCCGAACCTCCGACCGCCGTGTTCGCGGCCAGCGACCAGATGGCGCTCGGCGCGATCGAGGCGCTGCGCCGGCGGGGCCTCAGGGTCCCGGAGGACATGAGCGTGGTCGGTTTCGACGACCTTCCGGAAGTGCGCTGGTCGGCGCCGCCGCTGACCACCGTCCGCCAACCGCTCGCCGACATGGGCAAGCTCGCCGTCCGCACGGTGCTGCGGCTGGCCGCCGGAGAACAGCCGGACTCGCCTCGGGTGGAACTGGGCACGGAGCTGGTGGTGCGGTCGAGCACCGCACCACCGTCCGCTCGACGATGA
- a CDS encoding endo-1,4-beta-xylanase, which translates to MRKNRLRLVGAVAALLVAVTGTAAQAHDDEPPTLAELAQRHGRYFGSATDNPELTDAPYVSLLGSEFDQITPGNGMKWYATEPQQGVFDFSQGDEIVNLARANHQKVRGHTLVWHSQLPGWLTEREWTAPELRAVLKKHIQTEVRHYRGKVFAWDVVNEAFNEDGTYRETIFYKTLGPGYIADALRWAHQADPRVKLYLNDYNVESIGPKSDAYYKLAKELKAQGVPLHGIGLQAHLALQYGYPTTLEDNLRRFSKLGLDTSLTEVDIRMYVPADEEKLATQAEWYRDLTEACLAVRRCVGITLWDYTDKYSWIPAFFEGEGAALPWDEQLQPKPAYYAIREALK; encoded by the coding sequence ATGCGCAAGAACCGCCTCAGACTCGTCGGCGCCGTCGCCGCCCTGCTGGTCGCCGTCACCGGCACGGCCGCCCAGGCCCATGACGACGAGCCGCCCACACTCGCCGAGCTCGCCCAGCGCCACGGCCGCTACTTCGGCAGCGCCACCGACAACCCCGAGCTCACCGACGCGCCGTATGTCTCGCTCCTCGGCAGCGAGTTCGACCAGATCACCCCCGGCAACGGCATGAAGTGGTACGCCACCGAGCCCCAGCAGGGCGTCTTCGACTTCTCCCAGGGCGACGAGATCGTGAACCTCGCCCGCGCCAACCACCAGAAGGTCCGCGGCCACACCCTGGTCTGGCACAGCCAGCTGCCCGGCTGGCTCACCGAGCGCGAGTGGACGGCGCCCGAGCTGAGGGCCGTACTGAAGAAGCACATCCAGACGGAGGTACGGCACTACCGCGGCAAGGTCTTCGCCTGGGACGTCGTCAACGAGGCGTTCAACGAGGACGGCACCTACCGGGAGACGATCTTCTACAAGACGCTCGGCCCCGGCTATATCGCCGACGCCCTGCGCTGGGCCCACCAGGCCGACCCGCGCGTGAAGCTCTACCTCAACGACTACAACGTCGAGTCGATCGGCCCGAAGAGCGACGCCTATTACAAGCTCGCCAAGGAGCTGAAGGCGCAGGGCGTGCCACTGCACGGCATCGGCCTCCAGGCCCATCTCGCGCTCCAGTACGGCTATCCCACCACGCTGGAGGACAACCTCCGCCGCTTCTCGAAGCTGGGTCTCGACACCTCGCTCACCGAGGTCGACATCCGGATGTACGTCCCCGCGGACGAGGAGAAGCTGGCCACGCAGGCCGAGTGGTACCGGGATCTGACCGAGGCGTGCCTGGCGGTGCGCCGATGCGTGGGCATCACGCTCTGGGACTACACGGACAAGTACTCGTGGATCCCGGCCTTCTTCGAGGGCGAGGGCGCGGCGCTGCCGTGGGACGAGCAGCTCCAGCCCAAGCCCGCGTACTACGCGATCCGGGAGGCGCTCAAGTAG
- a CDS encoding carbohydrate ABC transporter permease translates to MGLPLLYAVLSGFKSTDQLSRNPIGLPDPWATGNYTDILASSDFWRLVGNSTLIAVGTTVIVVAASALAAFSFARFAFRGREVLFTLFTMGLMFPFAVAALPLFLLLRSMNLLDNPLGVILPQAAFGLPMTIIILRGFFRQIPGELEEAATLDGCGPLGFFWRVLLPMARPALGTVSVLAVVTSWNNFFLPLLVFTDSTWWTIPIGVQQFQGQYSADTARVFAYLVLAMVPALAFYSVAERQLVGGLTAGATKG, encoded by the coding sequence ATGGGCCTGCCCCTGCTCTACGCGGTGCTCTCCGGCTTCAAGTCCACCGATCAGCTCTCCCGCAACCCCATCGGGCTGCCCGACCCCTGGGCGACCGGCAACTACACCGACATCCTCGCCTCCAGCGACTTCTGGCGGCTGGTCGGCAACAGCACCCTGATCGCCGTGGGCACGACGGTCATCGTGGTCGCGGCCTCGGCGCTCGCCGCCTTCTCCTTCGCCCGGTTCGCCTTCCGCGGGCGGGAGGTCCTGTTCACCCTGTTCACCATGGGGCTGATGTTCCCCTTCGCCGTGGCGGCGCTGCCGCTGTTCCTGCTGCTGCGTTCGATGAACCTGCTGGACAACCCGCTCGGTGTGATCCTGCCGCAGGCCGCGTTCGGGCTGCCGATGACCATCATCATCCTGCGCGGCTTCTTCCGGCAGATCCCCGGTGAGCTGGAGGAGGCGGCCACACTCGACGGCTGCGGTCCGCTGGGGTTCTTCTGGCGGGTGCTGCTGCCCATGGCACGGCCCGCGCTCGGCACCGTCTCGGTCCTCGCCGTGGTGACCAGCTGGAACAACTTCTTCCTGCCGCTGCTGGTGTTCACCGACTCGACGTGGTGGACCATCCCCATCGGCGTCCAGCAGTTCCAGGGCCAGTACTCCGCGGACACGGCCCGCGTCTTCGCCTATCTCGTCCTCGCCATGGTCCCCGCCCTGGCCTTCTACTCCGTCGCCGAGCGTCAGCTCGTCGGCGGTCTCACCGCCGGCGCCACGAAGGGATGA
- a CDS encoding carbohydrate ABC transporter permease translates to MTSTFLPDKRTGPGADLPPPAAEVARGRARRRALNWLTAVSFQVPALILFGVLVLLPILFALYAAFFRWGGFGMPSDYIGVDNFTRLFDDPVFLGDLWRCLVLVVLSLALQLPFALAMAVALNQRMRGRAMYRMLFFAPYVLSEAITGVLFAMIFAPDDGLADQILGGVGLDGLGGEWFADPDMVMATLFLVMTWKYFGFHMMLYLAGLQSIPRELQEAALIDGAGPWQRFRNVTLPLLAPTLRISVFLSVIGAIQLFDLVWVITAGGPDHHSETMAVTMFQFGFKRYQVGYASAISVVMFGISLVFALAYQRFVLRRDLEGATTTMRGGSK, encoded by the coding sequence ATGACCTCCACGTTCCTTCCGGACAAACGGACCGGCCCCGGTGCCGACCTCCCGCCCCCGGCCGCGGAAGTGGCCCGGGGGCGGGCCCGGCGGCGGGCGCTCAACTGGCTCACCGCGGTCTCCTTCCAGGTGCCCGCCCTCATACTGTTCGGCGTCCTCGTCCTGCTGCCGATCCTGTTCGCGCTGTACGCCGCCTTCTTCCGGTGGGGCGGCTTCGGCATGCCCTCCGACTACATCGGCGTCGACAACTTCACCCGGCTCTTCGACGACCCGGTCTTCCTCGGCGACCTGTGGCGCTGTCTGGTCCTGGTCGTGCTCTCGCTCGCGCTGCAACTCCCGTTCGCGCTCGCCATGGCCGTCGCGCTCAACCAGCGCATGCGCGGCCGGGCCATGTACCGGATGCTCTTCTTCGCGCCGTACGTGCTCTCCGAGGCCATCACCGGCGTGCTGTTCGCCATGATCTTCGCCCCGGACGACGGCCTCGCCGACCAGATTCTCGGCGGGGTCGGCCTCGACGGTCTCGGCGGTGAGTGGTTCGCGGACCCGGACATGGTGATGGCGACCCTGTTCCTGGTCATGACCTGGAAGTACTTCGGCTTCCACATGATGCTCTACCTGGCCGGACTCCAGTCCATCCCGCGGGAGTTGCAGGAGGCGGCGCTGATCGATGGCGCCGGGCCCTGGCAGCGGTTCCGCAATGTCACGCTGCCGCTGCTCGCGCCGACCCTGCGGATCAGCGTCTTCCTGTCCGTCATCGGGGCGATCCAGCTCTTCGACCTGGTGTGGGTGATCACCGCGGGCGGCCCCGACCATCACTCCGAGACCATGGCCGTGACCATGTTCCAGTTCGGCTTCAAGCGCTACCAGGTCGGCTACGCCAGCGCGATCAGCGTGGTCATGTTCGGCATCAGCCTCGTCTTCGCCCTCGCCTACCAGCGGTTCGTGCTCCGCCGGGACCTGGAAGGCGCGACCACGACCATGCGGGGAGGCAGCAAGTGA
- a CDS encoding extracellular solute-binding protein yields the protein MGDPALSRRGFLAASAAAGLSMTALSGCGGDSDGGSSDGTTTIEWWNISTTQPTKDVWAGLARKFEAQNPKVKIKIVQLENDAYKSKMTALTASGKLPDIFHTWGGGVLKQQVDAGLVEDLTDRTKDWAEGLLPVAKEPYLIDEQLYGIPFDIGMIGFWYNKALFKKAGISAPPDTWGGFLEAVGKLKSAGITPLALAGKETWTGMYYWAYLAMRTAGAEALEKANEDKDFGGADFVQAGEHLKELVDLQPFQKGFLGAAYSSPTGQAAAVGNGKAAMELMGQWAPVVQADSGKGLGDDLGFFPFPAVEGGKGAITEVFGGGGGHALRQGAPQAAVDFLKFFASEATDLELVKKTGVLPVVPGAESAISDPNIKAVQAQLKASTGFQLYLDQAYAPALGQEVNDSVGALIAGSKSPEQVTESITQTAKEEQ from the coding sequence ATGGGCGACCCGGCACTGTCCCGCCGCGGCTTCCTGGCGGCATCCGCCGCCGCCGGTCTGAGCATGACGGCACTGAGCGGCTGCGGCGGCGACTCGGACGGAGGGTCGTCCGACGGCACGACCACGATCGAGTGGTGGAACATCTCCACCACTCAGCCCACGAAGGATGTCTGGGCAGGTCTCGCGCGGAAGTTCGAGGCCCAGAACCCCAAGGTCAAGATAAAGATCGTCCAGCTGGAGAACGACGCCTACAAGTCGAAGATGACGGCGCTGACCGCCTCCGGGAAGCTCCCGGACATCTTCCACACCTGGGGCGGCGGAGTGCTGAAGCAGCAGGTCGACGCGGGGCTCGTCGAGGACCTGACGGACCGCACCAAGGACTGGGCCGAGGGCCTGCTGCCGGTCGCGAAGGAGCCGTACCTGATCGACGAGCAGCTCTACGGCATCCCGTTCGACATCGGCATGATCGGCTTCTGGTACAACAAGGCGCTCTTCAAGAAGGCGGGCATCAGCGCGCCCCCGGACACCTGGGGCGGCTTCCTGGAGGCGGTCGGCAAGCTGAAGTCCGCCGGAATCACGCCCCTCGCCCTCGCGGGCAAGGAGACCTGGACCGGCATGTACTACTGGGCGTACCTCGCCATGCGGACCGCGGGCGCCGAAGCGCTGGAGAAGGCCAACGAGGACAAGGACTTCGGCGGGGCCGACTTCGTCCAGGCCGGTGAGCACCTCAAGGAACTCGTCGACCTCCAGCCGTTCCAGAAGGGGTTCCTGGGCGCCGCCTACTCCAGCCCCACCGGCCAGGCCGCCGCCGTCGGCAACGGCAAGGCGGCGATGGAACTCATGGGCCAGTGGGCGCCGGTGGTCCAGGCGGACTCCGGCAAGGGCCTCGGCGACGACCTGGGCTTCTTCCCGTTCCCCGCGGTCGAGGGCGGCAAGGGCGCCATCACCGAGGTGTTCGGCGGGGGCGGCGGACATGCCCTTCGGCAGGGCGCTCCGCAGGCCGCCGTCGACTTCCTGAAGTTCTTCGCCTCCGAGGCGACCGACCTGGAGCTGGTCAAGAAGACCGGCGTCCTTCCGGTGGTGCCCGGCGCCGAGAGCGCCATCAGCGACCCCAACATCAAGGCCGTACAGGCGCAGCTGAAGGCTTCCACCGGCTTCCAGCTCTACCTGGACCAGGCGTACGCGCCCGCCCTCGGCCAGGAGGTCAACGACAGCGTGGGAGCCCTGATCGCCGGTTCCAAGTCCCCGGAGCAGGTCACCGAGTCGATCACGCAGACCGCGAAGGAAGAGCAGTAG
- a CDS encoding potassium-transporting ATPase subunit C: MNNSVVNTGRLLAAALRALLVLTVLTGVLYPLAVTGVAQALFNNKANGSEVKADGRVVGSALIGQQGYSLDYFQPRPANGLGENSVNTQYRLILSGATNRSADNLELIKWVTEAKVKVVKENSTADYKVKPSDVPADAVTSSGSGLDPDISPAYADLQVHRVAERNGLSVAQVQRLVDEHTEDRTLGFIGEPRVNVLELNIALKELTNAT; the protein is encoded by the coding sequence ATGAACAACTCTGTTGTGAACACCGGGCGGTTGCTGGCCGCGGCGCTTCGGGCGTTGCTTGTGTTGACCGTGCTCACAGGCGTTCTGTATCCGCTGGCCGTCACAGGTGTGGCGCAGGCGCTCTTCAACAACAAGGCGAACGGCTCGGAGGTGAAGGCGGACGGCAGGGTCGTCGGTTCGGCACTGATCGGACAACAGGGCTACAGCCTGGACTACTTCCAGCCCCGCCCCGCCAACGGACTGGGTGAAAACTCGGTCAACACCCAGTACCGGCTGATCCTCTCCGGCGCGACCAACCGCTCCGCGGACAACCTCGAGCTCATCAAGTGGGTCACGGAGGCCAAGGTCAAGGTCGTCAAGGAGAACTCGACCGCCGACTACAAGGTGAAGCCGTCCGACGTACCCGCCGACGCGGTGACCTCCTCCGGCTCCGGCCTCGACCCGGACATCTCCCCGGCCTACGCCGACCTCCAGGTCCACCGGGTCGCCGAGCGCAACGGCCTGTCCGTCGCGCAGGTCCAGCGGCTCGTCGACGAGCACACCGAGGATCGCACCCTCGGCTTCATCGGCGAGCCCCGCGTGAACGTCCTCGAACTCAACATCGCGCTCAAGGAACTGACCAACGCCACCTGA
- the kdpB gene encoding potassium-transporting ATPase subunit KdpB, whose product MTTNVTNHEDSMSTSTLAPHQDAPTGHKAPEGRVGAGLFDPGQLLKSLPDAFRKLDPRVMIKSPVMFVVLVGSVLTTVFSFKDPGDWFGWAISAWLWLTVIFANLAEAVAEGRGKAQADTLRKAKTDTAARKVDGTVVAGTELKVGDLVVCEAGDIIPGDGDVVEGVASVDESAITGESAPVIRESGGDRSAVTGGTKVLSDRIVVKITTRPGETFIDRMINLVEGAARQKTPNEIALNILLASLTIVFLLAVATLPPFADYAGSDLSVVVLVALLVCLIPTTIGALLSAIGIAGMDRLVQRNVLAMSGRAVEAAGDVSTLLLDKTGTITLGNRQASEFVPVSGVAAAEVADAAQLSSLADETPEGRSVVVLAKEKYGLRERHQGELTQAEWIAFTAQTRMSGVDLDGRKVRKGAAGSVLTWVKEQGGRVADDADILANEISEAGGTPLLVAVEDSEGARVLGVIHLKDVVKDGMRERFDELRRMGIKTVMITGDNPLTAKAIAEEAGVDDFLAEATPEDKMALIKREQAGGKLVAMTGDGTNDAPALAQADVGVAMNTGTSAAKEAGNMVDLDSNPTKLIEIVEIGKQLLITRGALTTFSIANDVAKYFAIIPALFAAVYPGLDKLNIMGLSSPDSAILSAVIFNALIIIALVPLALRGVQYRPMSADRMLRRNLGVYGLGGLIAPFIGIKIIDLLISLIPGIG is encoded by the coding sequence ATGACCACCAACGTGACGAATCACGAGGACTCCATGTCCACTTCCACCCTCGCGCCCCACCAGGACGCGCCGACCGGGCACAAGGCTCCCGAGGGCCGGGTCGGCGCGGGTCTCTTCGACCCCGGGCAGCTTTTGAAGTCGCTGCCGGACGCGTTCCGCAAGCTCGATCCTCGGGTGATGATCAAGTCGCCCGTGATGTTCGTGGTCCTTGTCGGCTCCGTGCTGACGACGGTCTTCTCCTTCAAGGACCCCGGCGACTGGTTCGGCTGGGCGATCAGCGCCTGGCTGTGGCTGACGGTGATCTTCGCGAACCTCGCGGAGGCCGTTGCCGAGGGCCGCGGCAAGGCGCAGGCGGACACCCTCCGCAAGGCCAAGACCGACACGGCGGCCCGTAAGGTCGACGGGACCGTGGTCGCAGGGACCGAGCTGAAGGTCGGCGACCTGGTCGTCTGCGAGGCGGGCGACATCATCCCCGGCGATGGTGACGTCGTCGAGGGCGTGGCCAGCGTCGACGAGTCGGCGATCACCGGAGAGTCGGCTCCGGTCATCCGGGAGTCGGGTGGTGACCGAAGCGCTGTCACCGGCGGGACGAAGGTCCTCTCCGACCGGATCGTCGTCAAGATCACGACCAGGCCGGGCGAGACCTTCATCGACCGGATGATCAACCTGGTCGAGGGCGCCGCGCGGCAGAAGACGCCGAACGAGATCGCGCTGAACATCCTGCTCGCGTCGCTGACGATCGTCTTCCTGCTGGCCGTCGCCACGCTGCCGCCCTTCGCCGACTACGCCGGCTCGGATCTGTCGGTGGTCGTGCTGGTGGCCCTGCTGGTCTGTCTGATCCCGACCACCATCGGCGCCCTGCTCTCCGCGATCGGCATCGCGGGCATGGACCGGCTGGTGCAGCGCAACGTACTCGCCATGTCCGGCAGGGCAGTTGAGGCCGCCGGTGATGTCTCGACCCTGCTGCTCGACAAGACCGGCACCATCACGCTCGGCAACCGTCAGGCGTCCGAGTTCGTGCCGGTGAGCGGGGTGGCCGCCGCCGAGGTCGCCGATGCCGCCCAGCTCTCCTCGCTCGCCGACGAGACGCCCGAGGGCCGTTCCGTCGTCGTACTGGCGAAGGAGAAGTACGGGCTGCGGGAGCGGCACCAGGGCGAGTTGACGCAGGCCGAGTGGATCGCCTTCACCGCCCAGACCCGGATGTCGGGCGTGGACCTCGACGGGCGCAAGGTGCGCAAGGGGGCGGCCGGTTCGGTCCTCACCTGGGTCAAGGAGCAGGGTGGCCGGGTCGCGGACGACGCGGACATCCTCGCCAACGAGATCTCCGAGGCCGGCGGTACGCCGCTGCTGGTCGCCGTGGAGGACTCGGAGGGCGCCCGGGTCCTGGGCGTCATCCACCTCAAGGACGTCGTCAAGGACGGTATGCGCGAGCGGTTCGACGAACTGCGCCGCATGGGCATCAAGACCGTCATGATCACGGGTGACAACCCGCTCACCGCCAAGGCGATCGCCGAGGAGGCGGGCGTCGACGACTTTCTCGCGGAGGCGACTCCCGAGGACAAGATGGCGCTTATCAAGCGGGAGCAGGCGGGCGGCAAGCTGGTCGCGATGACCGGCGACGGTACGAACGACGCGCCCGCCCTCGCGCAGGCGGACGTCGGCGTGGCGATGAACACGGGTACGTCGGCCGCCAAGGAGGCCGGCAACATGGTCGACCTCGACTCCAACCCGACGAAACTGATCGAGATCGTCGAGATCGGCAAGCAACTCCTCATCACCCGGGGTGCGTTGACGACCTTCTCGATCGCCAACGACGTCGCGAAATACTTCGCGATCATCCCGGCGCTGTTCGCGGCGGTCTATCCGGGCCTGGACAAGCTCAACATCATGGGGCTGTCCTCGCCGGACTCCGCGATCCTGTCCGCGGTCATCTTCAACGCGCTGATCATCATCGCGTTGGTGCCGCTCGCCCTGCGGGGTGTGCAGTACCGGCCGATGAGCGCGGACCGGATGCTCCGCCGCAACCTCGGCGTCTACGGCCTGGGCGGGTTGATCGCCCCGTTCATCGGCATCAAGATCATCGACCTGCTCATTTCGCTGATCCCCGGGATCGGGTGA
- the kdpA gene encoding potassium-transporting ATPase subunit KdpA, whose amino-acid sequence MGPVLAGILQLLALIAALALAYIPLGNYMARVYSSDKHWRVEKWIYKGIGANPDTEMRWPAYLRGVLAFSLIGVLFLYALQRLQGVLPGSLGFASIDPDQAFNTAVSFVTNTNWQSYYGEQAMGHVVQTAGLTVQNFVSAAVGIAVAVALVRGFARSCTGELGNFWADLVRGVVRILVPLAAIAAVVLVACGAIQNFSGIHEVGQFMGGSQQWNGGAVASQEAIKEIGTNGGGYFNANSAHPFENPTPFSNLFEIFLILVIPLSLTRTFGVMVGSVRQGYAILATMATIWVGFVALMMWTEFAHHGPAFEIAGGAYEGKETRFGVGASSIFAVSTTLTSTGAVDSFHSSFTGLGGGITMLGMMLGEIAPGGVGSGLYGMLIMAIIAVFIAGLMVGRTPEYLGKKIGTRQIKLAACYILITPALVLVFTAAAMALPTPGNSMTNSGAHGFSEILYAYTSASNNNGSAFAGLNADTQWFNSTLGLAMLLGRFLPMVFVLALAGSLAEQKPVPVTAGTLRTEKPLFTGLLVGAILIITGLTYFPALALGPLAEGLAA is encoded by the coding sequence ATGGGTCCCGTACTCGCAGGCATCCTCCAGCTGCTCGCCCTGATAGCGGCGCTGGCGCTCGCCTACATCCCCCTCGGCAACTACATGGCCAGGGTCTACTCCTCCGACAAGCACTGGCGCGTCGAGAAGTGGATCTACAAGGGGATCGGAGCCAACCCCGACACAGAGATGCGCTGGCCCGCGTATCTGCGTGGGGTGCTGGCCTTCTCCCTGATCGGCGTCCTCTTCCTCTACGCCCTCCAGCGGCTCCAGGGCGTCCTGCCCGGCTCGCTGGGCTTCGCGTCGATCGACCCGGACCAGGCGTTCAACACCGCCGTGTCCTTCGTGACCAACACCAACTGGCAGTCGTATTACGGCGAGCAGGCCATGGGCCATGTCGTGCAGACCGCCGGTCTGACCGTGCAGAACTTCGTGTCGGCGGCCGTGGGCATCGCGGTCGCGGTGGCACTCGTACGGGGCTTCGCGCGCTCGTGTACCGGTGAACTCGGCAACTTCTGGGCCGACTTGGTGCGGGGTGTCGTACGCATTCTGGTGCCGCTGGCCGCGATCGCCGCGGTCGTGCTGGTGGCGTGCGGCGCGATCCAGAACTTCTCCGGCATTCACGAGGTCGGGCAGTTCATGGGCGGCTCGCAGCAGTGGAACGGCGGCGCGGTCGCCTCCCAGGAGGCCATCAAGGAGATCGGTACCAACGGCGGCGGCTACTTCAACGCCAACAGCGCCCACCCGTTCGAGAATCCGACGCCCTTCTCCAACCTCTTCGAGATCTTCCTGATCCTGGTCATCCCGCTCTCCCTGACCCGGACCTTCGGCGTCATGGTCGGCTCGGTGAGGCAGGGTTACGCGATCCTCGCCACGATGGCGACCATCTGGGTCGGCTTCGTCGCCCTGATGATGTGGACCGAGTTCGCCCACCACGGCCCGGCGTTCGAGATCGCCGGCGGGGCGTACGAGGGCAAGGAGACGCGCTTCGGGGTCGGCGCCTCGTCGATCTTCGCTGTGTCGACCACGCTCACGTCGACCGGCGCCGTGGACTCCTTCCACTCCTCGTTCACCGGACTCGGCGGCGGCATCACCATGCTCGGCATGATGTTGGGCGAGATCGCTCCCGGCGGTGTCGGCTCCGGCCTCTACGGCATGCTGATCATGGCGATCATCGCGGTGTTCATCGCCGGTCTGATGGTCGGCCGGACGCCCGAGTACCTGGGCAAGAAGATCGGCACCCGCCAGATCAAGCTGGCGGCCTGCTACATCCTCATCACTCCGGCGCTGGTGCTCGTCTTCACCGCCGCCGCGATGGCCCTGCCGACCCCGGGCAACTCGATGACCAACAGCGGGGCGCACGGCTTCTCCGAGATCCTGTACGCCTACACGTCCGCCTCGAACAACAACGGCTCGGCGTTCGCCGGTCTGAACGCGGACACGCAGTGGTTCAACAGCACGCTCGGTCTGGCTATGCTGCTCGGCCGCTTTCTGCCGATGGTCTTCGTGCTGGCGCTGGCCGGCTCGCTCGCCGAGCAGAAGCCGGTGCCGGTCACCGCGGGCACCCTGCGCACCGAGAAACCGCTGTTCACCGGCCTGTTGGTGGGCGCGATCCTGATCATCACCGGTCTGACCTACTTCCCGGCCCTCGCGCTGGGCCCGCTGGCCGAGGGGTTGGCGGCATGA
- the kdpF gene encoding K(+)-transporting ATPase subunit F translates to MTAENIVGLVVAVALLGYLVLALIFPERF, encoded by the coding sequence GTGACCGCCGAGAACATCGTCGGCCTCGTCGTGGCCGTCGCCCTGCTGGGCTATCTCGTCCTCGCCCTGATCTTCCCGGAGAGGTTCTGA